One genomic window of Solanum dulcamara chromosome 10, daSolDulc1.2, whole genome shotgun sequence includes the following:
- the LOC129870173 gene encoding SNW/SKI-interacting protein A → MASLKELLPAAKSATSTVYDHTSDPWFKNRYSATEAEKSAVIKANPVPPYLKRAGFRPSKLEDFGDGGAFPEIHYAQYPLDMGRKKDWKAGGKNLPVTVDEHGEVRYDAIVRQGENAKKIVYSQHKDLIPKFVKEDEGDEEMDQDEKQKVIDETMEETKAALEKIVNVRLSAAQPKNVPTQSQESKFIKYKPSQQAAAFNSGAKERIIRMVEMPVDPLDPPKFKHKRVPRASGSPPVPVMHSPPRPVTVKDQQDWKIPPCISNWKNPKGYTIPLDKRLAADGRGLQEVQINDNFAKLSEALYVAEQKAREAVAMRSKVQKEMMMKEKEKKEMELLELARKARSDRLVGAPSTAAPVPSERDTRNVDDMNVDYERARDLPKESREEREERLHREKIREERRRERERERRLEAKDAAMGKKSKITRDRDRDVSEKVALGMASTGTSKGEVMYDQRLFNQEKGMDSGFAVDDSYNVYDKGLFMAQPTLSTLYRPKKDADSEMYGGADEQLEKIMKTERFKPDKAFSGTSERASTRDGPVPFEKEVKEAEEADPFGLDQFLTEVKKGKKAMSNVGSGGTMKASAGSTRDGYETSSRTRIAFDKGR, encoded by the coding sequence ATGGCGTCTCTCAAGGAGCTTCTCCCAGCAGCAAAGTCTGCTACCAGTACAGTCTATGACCATACAAGTGACCCATGGTTCAAGAATAGATACAGTGCAACTGAGGCAGAGAAATCTGCAGTAATCAAGGCAAATCCGGTACCCCCTTATCTTAAACGTGCTGGATTTAGGCCATCCAAGCTTGAGGACTTTGGGGATGGAGGAGCATTCCCTGAAATCCATTATGCACAATACCCACTTGATATGGGCAGAAAGAAAGACTGGAAAGCCGGGGGAAAGAATTTGCCTGTTACTGTGGACGAGCATGGTGAAGTGAGATATGATGCAATTGTGAGGCAGGGCGAGAATGCAAAGAAAATTGTTTATTCTCAGCATAAAGATCTTATCCCCAAGTTTGTGAAGGAGGACGAGGGTGACGAAGAGATGGATCAGGATGAGAAGCAGAAAGTAATCGATGAAACAATGGAGGAGACTAAGGCAGCACTTGAGAAGATTGTAAATGTGCGGTTGAGTGCTGCACAGCCCAAAAATGTTCCCACACAATCTCAAGAGTCCAAGTTTATTAAGTACAAGCCTTCCCAGCAAGCGGCAGCTTTTAACTCGGGTGCAAAGGAGAGGATTATTAGGATGGTAGAGATGCCTGTGGACCCTCTGGATCCACCAAAGTTCAAACACAAGAGGGTCCCTAGGGCCTCTGGTTCTCCACCTGTGCCTGTTATGCATTCTCCTCCTCGTCCTGTTACAGTGAAGGACCAGCAGGATTGGAAGATTCCGCCTTGTATATCAAACTGGAAGAACCCCAAAGGTTACACAATCCCACTTGATAAGCGTCTTGCTGCTGATGGCAGGGGACTTCAAGAAGTTCAGATCAATGATAATTTTGCAAAACTATCAGAGGCTCTGTATGTTGCAGAACAGAAAGCCAGAGAAGCAGTTGCAATGCGGTCAAAGGTTCAGAAAGAGATGATGAtgaaagaaaaggagaagaaagagaTGGAACTTCTGGAGTTGGCCCGCAAGGCAAGATCTGATAGATTGGTTGGGGCACCTTCAACTGCTGCACCTGTGCCTTCTGAGAGGGACACCAGGAATGTTGATGATATGAATGTGGATTATGAGCGAGCAAGAGATTTGCCCAAAGAATCAAGGGAGGAAAGGGAAGAAAGATTGCATAGAGAGAAGATACGTGAGGAGCGGCGCCGGGAGAGGGAGAGGGAGAGGAGATTGGAGGCAAAAGATGCTGCAATGGGTAAGAAGAGTAAGATCACAAGAGATAGAGACCGTGATGTCAGTGAAAAAGTGGCTCTTGGGATGGCTTCTACTGGCACATCAAAAGGAGAGGTCATGTATGATCAGAGATTGTTCAACCAGGAAAAAGGGATGGATTCTGGATTTGCAGTGGATGATTCCTACAACGTCTATGACAAGGGGCTATTTATGGCTCAGCCCACTCTTTCTACTCTATACAGACCAAAGAAAGATGCTGATTCTGAAATGTATGGAGGTGCAGATGAGCAGCTGGAGAAGATCATGAAGACAGAGCGCTTTAAACCTGACAAAGCATTTTCTGGAACATCTGAGAGGGCTAGTACCAGAGATGGGCCTGTGCCATTTGAGAAAGAAGTTAAGGAAGCTGAGGAAGCTGATCCATTTGGTTTAGACCAGTTCTTGACAGAGGTTAAGAAGGGGAAGAAAGCCATGTCAAATGTTGGTAGTGGAGGTACCATGAAGGCTAGTGCTGGCTCCACGCGAGATGGCTATGAAACATCAAGCAGAACTCGTATTGCTTTCGACAAAGGGCGTTGA
- the LOC129870162 gene encoding dolichyl-diphosphooligosaccharide--protein glycosyltransferase subunit STT3A yields MAASTDTVTPSSLRLAFGNVFSLFILILIGVLAFSIRIFSVIKYESVIHEFDPYFNYRVTQFLTKNGIYDFWNWFDDRTWYPLGRVIGGTVYPGLTLTAGTLWWILNSLNIPLSVETVCVFTAPTFSAFAAWATYLLTKEVKGAGAGLTAAALLAMVPSYISRSVAGSYDNEAVAIFALIFTFYLYIKTLNTGSLFYATLNALSYFYMVCSWGGYTFIINLIPMHALLCIVTGRYSPRLYIAYAPLVILGTLLAALVPVVGFNAVMTSEHFASFLVFLILNVVGLVYYIKGMLTPKMFKVAVTLVVSAGLIVCCAVVAVLVALVASSPTKGWSGRSLSLLDPTYASKYIPIIASVSEHQPPTWPSYFMDINVLAFLVPAGIIACFLPLTDASSFVILYLVTSVYFSGVMVRLMLVLAPAACIMSGIALSSAFDVFTRSIKFASIGKQVDAGDSSDGVTQNDVVKPDRNVEPPKEKASRKKKKEKENVEKAPIATKKSERRLLMLPMEASVVAILLLMLLGAFYVVHCVWAAAEAYSAPSIVLTSQSHDGLHVFDDFREAYAWLSHNTDVDDKVASWWDYGYQTTAMANRTVIVDNNTWNNTHIATVGTAMSSPEKAAWEIFNSLDVKYVLVVFGGLVGYPSDDINKFLWMVRIGGGVFPHIKEPDYLRDGQYRIDSMATPTMLNSLMYKLSYYRFVETDGKGYDRVRRTEIGKKHFKLTHFEEVFTTHHWMVRLYKLKPPKNRMRGKTKKSKSKPTSTSSKRSATRKKNPWQ; encoded by the exons ATGGCGGCCTCTACAGATACCGTAACGCCGTCAAGCCTCCGTTTGGCTTTCGGCAATGTCTTCTCCTTGTTCATTCTCATTCTGATCGGAGTTCTCGCTTTCTCGATCCGAATTTTCTCC GTGATTAAGTATGAGAGTGTGATACACGAGTTCGATCCTTATTTCAACTATAGAGTCACTCAG TTTCTGACCAAGAATGGAATTTACGACTTCTGGAATTGGTTTGATGATCGGACCTG GTATCCACTTGGACGAGTGATTGGTGGAACTGTTTACCCTGGTCTGACATTGACTGCTGGCACCTTGTGGTG GATACTTAATTCCTTGAATATTCCTCTTTCTGTGGAAACTGTTTGTGTGTTTACTGCTCCTACATTCTCTGCCTTTGCTGCTTGGGCAACATACCTTCTGACAAAG GAAGTTAAAGGGGCTGGGGCTGGACTAACTGCTGCAGCTCTTTTGGCCATG GTTCCATCATATATATCTCGATCAGTGGCCGGCAGCTATGACAATGAAGCTGTGGCCATATTTGCGTTGATCTTCACTTTCTATCTCTATATAAAG ACACTGAACACGGGTTCCCTCTTTTATGCTACTCTAAATGCCTTGTCATACTTTTACATG GTTTGCTCCTGGGGAGGATATACCTTTATTATCAACCTTATTCCAATGCATGCCCTACTTTGCATCGTAACAGGGCGTTATTCTCCACGGCTTTATATTGCCTACGCTCCATTG GTTATCTTGGGAACACTATTGGCTGCTTTGGTCCCTGTTGTAGGTTTTAATGCAGTAATGACATCAGAACATTTTGCCTCATTTCTG GTGTTCCTAATTCTCAATGTTGTGGGGCTTGTCTATTACATCAAAGGGATGCTCACACCAAAAATGTTCAAAGTAGCTGTGACTCTTGTTGTATCTGCAGGCTT GATTGTTTGCTGCGCTGTGGTAGCCGTGCTAGTTGCGCTTGTTGCCTCTAGCCCAACAAAGGGATGGAGTGGACGAAGCCTTAGTCTGCTTGATCC AACTTATGCGAGCAAGTATATACCAATTATTGCCAGTGTTAGTGAACATCAACCACCTACTTGGCCTTCCTACTTTATGGACATAAATGTATTAGCATTTTTGGTCCCTGCAGGCATTATT GCATGCTTTTTGCCTCTGACTGATGCTAGCTCCTTTGTGATTCTTTATTTAGTGACTTCAGTGTACTTTTCTGGTGTTATG GTCCGCCTAATGCTTGTACTGGCCCCAGCGGCCTGTATAATGTCTGGGATTGCTCTATCATCAGCTTTTGACGTTTTTACTCGATCAATCAAATTTGCATCAATTGGAAAACAGGTTGAT GCAGGGGATAGCAGTGATGGGGTTACACAGAATGATGTGGTGAAGCCTGATAGAAATGTAGAACCACCAAAGGAAAAAGcttcaagaaaaaagaagaaagaaaaagagaatgtTGAAAAAGCTCCCATTGCTACTAAAAAAAGTGAGAGGAGGCTTCTGATGTTACCCATGGAGGCTTCTGTTGTTGCTATTCTATTGCTTATGTTGCTGGGTGCCTTTTATGTG gTTCATTGTGTCTGGGCAGCTGCGGAAGCTTACTCAGCTCCTTCTATTGTCCTAACATCACAGTCACATGACGGACTTCATGTTTTTGATGACTTCAGAGAGGCTTATGCATGGTTGAGCCACAATACTGATGTAGATGATAAA GTGGCGTCATGGTGGGACTATGGCTATCAGACGACTGCAATGGCCAATCGCACTGTTATTGTTGATAATAACACCTGGAACAATACACATATTGCAACAGTTGGTACAGCCATGTCCTCTCCTGAAAAAGCAGCCTGGGAGATCTTCAACTCTTTGGATGTAAAATATGTTCTTGTTGTCTTTGGAG GTCTTGTTGGGTACCCCAGTGATGATATCAACAAGTTCCTCTGGATGGTTAGAATCGGTGGGGGTGTCTTTCCTCATATCAAGGAACCTGATTATCTG AGAGATGGCCAGTACCGGATTGACTCTATGGCTACTCCAACCATGCTGAACTCCCTTATgtacaagctatcttattacaG GTTTGTGGAGACAGATGGCAAAGGTTACGATAGAGTAAGGCGGACTGAAATTGGAAAGAAACATTTTAAGCTCACCCACTTTGAGGAG GTATTTACTACTCACCACTGGATGGTTCGGTTATACAAATTAAAACCTCCTAAAAACAGAATGCGTGGAAAGACAAAGAAGTCTAAATCG AAACCTACTTCTACTAGCTCAAAAAGAAGTGCAACTCGAAAGAAGAATCCCTGGCAATAA